The Hymenobacter monticola DNA segment CCTCCCCCACCGCCCCCCAGCGGTATCGCCAATCCGCAGCGGCGTTTCACGGACCTGCTGCGCCACGGTCGCTTTTCTTTTACCGAGCGCGAGCTGATGGAGCACCTGCGCATGACGTATCGCACCATCAAGCAGCGCGAGGCCGACCCTTCCACGCTGACCATTGCCGAAATACTTCGGGTGGCTGACCTATTGGATGAGCCAATTGAAGCGTTGTTGGCGGTGATAATAGCTGAAGTTCGGGCGGCAGCCACGAACAAAATACCCTGACAAGCCTGCTAGCATCCAATTAACTTTGTGGGGATTATAGCGCCGTTGCATGACCAACTATCCCCTACTGTTCAGCTCTCTTTTAGACCGCGGCAAAGCGGTGCATTTTGCTTACCACGTGCAGGAGCAGCGGGTGGTGTATGTCAGCCAAGCCTACGAACTTGTAATAGGAGGGCGCCAGGATACGGTAAACGAGGAACTGCCTGGCTGGCTTGCCCGCATCCACCCAGATGACTTGCGACACCTGCGCCAGCGCCTGCCTCACGCCCTGCTGGGCGAACTGGTCCAGGACGTCGAGGTGCGTGTGATGCAACCCGATGGCCGTATCCAGTGGCTGTGCTTCTCAGCAGCCCGGGAGGAACTCCGCGACGGACAGGTTTACCTCAGCGGCACGGTGCTGGACATGACCCGCTCCAAGGAGACGAGCCTGAACGCGCAGAAATTCAACACCAAGAAAGACGCCACGCTGGAAATCCTCTCCCACGACCTGGCCGCGCCGCTGGCCCTGCTCCAGCAGCTAACCGAGGAGCTGCGCCACGAAGCCCAGGGCCGCGCAACGGAGGCCATGCAGCAGTTGCTGCAGCTGATGCAGCGCACCTGCACCGAGGGCGTAAACCTGATTCGCGACTTCGTCGACAACGAGTTTCTGGAGTCGGCCAACGTGGTGCTGCACCAGGAACGCACGGACCTGGCCAGCTGGCTGGCAACCATCATGGAGGAGTACCAGCGCTCCGAGCGCCACACCCACCTGCGCTTTGCGTTCGAAGCCCCGGCGCAGCCCGTGTACGTGTGCCTGGACATTAACAAATTTCAGCAGGTCATCAACAATCTGATTTCGAACGCCATCAAGTTTACCCCCGACGGCGGCTGCATCACCCTGCGCCTGGAGCAGTGCGCCGGCCGGGCCGTGGTACGGGTGGCCGACACCGGCGTGGGCATTCCTGAGCCGCTGCAGCCCGTTCTCTTCGAAAAATTCACCAAGGCGCGCCGGCCCGGCCTGCGGGGGGAGAAAACCACCGGGCTGGGCATGTCCATCATCCAAACCATCGTGGAACTGCACGCGGGCACGATTCGCTTTACCAGCCGCGAAGACCAGGGCAGCGTGTTCATCATCGATATACCCGCCTTGCCCGCAACCTAGGGTGCTGCCAGCGAGCCGGCAACGGCTGGCGCAGCAGCAGGCCCACCGGCCGTGCCCGTGCTATCCGGTACCGGTTCATCACCGCGTCGCGCATTGCCGGCGGCTACTCATCGTAAGTGGTACCCGCTGGCCACTCAACTTGCAGCATAAAGCCGGCCTGCTGCCGGGCCCGGGAGGGTAGCGGATTCTCGATTTACAAAGCGCCGAATGGGTGCAACCAGCAAGCCCTCGCAGAGCACTAAAACGCCAGAGTCAACTTGCGGCAGCGGAGCTGGGTTTCCGTTGCCGCCATTTTACAATTAGC contains these protein-coding regions:
- a CDS encoding sensor histidine kinase gives rise to the protein MTNYPLLFSSLLDRGKAVHFAYHVQEQRVVYVSQAYELVIGGRQDTVNEELPGWLARIHPDDLRHLRQRLPHALLGELVQDVEVRVMQPDGRIQWLCFSAAREELRDGQVYLSGTVLDMTRSKETSLNAQKFNTKKDATLEILSHDLAAPLALLQQLTEELRHEAQGRATEAMQQLLQLMQRTCTEGVNLIRDFVDNEFLESANVVLHQERTDLASWLATIMEEYQRSERHTHLRFAFEAPAQPVYVCLDINKFQQVINNLISNAIKFTPDGGCITLRLEQCAGRAVVRVADTGVGIPEPLQPVLFEKFTKARRPGLRGEKTTGLGMSIIQTIVELHAGTIRFTSREDQGSVFIIDIPALPAT